One window from the genome of Clarias gariepinus isolate MV-2021 ecotype Netherlands chromosome 15, CGAR_prim_01v2, whole genome shotgun sequence encodes:
- the aldh1a3 gene encoding aldehyde dehydrogenase family 1 member A3 has product MAQNGITENGEAQSLSLPQPQKISEIKHTKLFINNEWHCSVQGKTFATFNPATGVKICDVQEAEKADVDKAVEAARAALKQGSAWRRMDASSRGRLLNVLADLLERERSLLATMETMDTGKPFLQSFFVDLEGSIKTLRYYAGWADKIHGKTMPVDDNFLCFTKHEPVGVCGAIIPWNFPLLMFMWKIAPALCCGNSVVIKPAEETPLTALHVGALIKEAGFPPGVVNIVPGFGPTAGAAIASHMGIDKVAFTGSTEVGQLIKEAAAKSNLKRVTLELGGKNPCIVFADSDLQLAVQEAQKGAFYNQGQCCTAASRVFVEECVYDEFVRLSIEGAKRIVAGDPMDPRTTHGPQISQQQFDNIMELVESGRKEGAKLEYGGTTIKDKSLFIQPTIFSDVKDHMRLAKEEVFGPVQCILKFKSQEEVIDRANNTHYGLAAAVFTQNLDRALSVSSALEAGTVWVNCYNALHAQSPFGGYKMSGNGRELGEYALAEYTEVKAVTVKLSEQLKI; this is encoded by the exons ATGGCTCAGAACGGGATTACAGAGAATGGAGAGGCACAGAGTCTGAGTTTACCCCAACCTCAGAAGATCTCAGAAATCAAACACACCAAG CTTTTTATCAATAACGAGTGGCACTGCTCTGTGCAAGGAAAGACCTTCGCTACATTTAACCCTGCAACAGGTGTGAAAATCTGCGACGTGCAAGAGGCTGAAAAA GCTGACGTGGACAAAGCAGTGGAGGCAGCGAGAGCAGCCTTAAAGCAGGGCTCAGCATGGAGGAGGATGGATGCTTCAAGCCGGGGCCGCTTGCTGAATGTGCTGGCTGACCTGCTGGAGAGGGAGCGTAGTCTGCTCGCT ACTATGGAGACTATGGACACTGGGAAACCCTTTCTGCAGTCATTCTTTGTTGACCTGGAAGGAAGCATCAAAACGCTGAGATACTATGCAGGTTGGGCCGATAAGATCCACGGCAAGACCATGCCAGTGG ATGATAATTTCTTGTGCTTTACCAAACATGAGCCGGTCGGTGTCTGCGGAGCAATCATTCCG TGGAATTTTCCTCTACTAATGTTCATGTGGAAGATCGCTCCAGCCTTGTGCTGTGGAAACTCAGTGGTCATCAAGCCAGCAGAGGAGACCCCGCTGACAGCACTTCATGTCGGCGCGCTCATCAAGGAG GCCGGCTTTCCTCCTGGAGTGGTGAACATCGTGCCAGGTTTTGGCCCAACAGCAGGGGCAGCCATTGCCAGCCATATGGGCATCGACAAAGTGGCCTTTACCGGCTCCACCGAG GTGGGTCAGCTGATCAAAGAGGCAGCGGCAAAGAGCAACCTGAAAAGAGTGACGCTGGAACTGGGAGGAAAGAACCCGTGTATTGTGTTTGCTGACTCAGACC TGCAGTTAGCAGTACAGGAAGCTCAGAAGGGTGCATTCTATAACCAGGGCCAATGCTGCACCGCTGCCTCACGTGTGTTTGTTGAGGAATGTGTGTACGACGAGTTTGTGAGACTCAGCATTGAAGGTGCTAAGAGAATTGTAGCCGGGGACCCTATGGACCCCCGAACGACACACGGCCCTCAG ATTAGCCAGCAGCAATTTGATAATATCATGGAGCTTGTGGAGAGCGGGAGGAAAGAGGGAGCAAAGCTGGAATATGGAGGAACCACTATAAAGGACAAATCTCTGTTCATCCAGCCCACCATCTTCTCAGATGTCAAAGACCACATGCGCCTGGCAAAGGAAGAG GTCTTTGGGCCAGTTCAGTGCATTCTGAAGTTTAAGAGTCAGGAAGAAGTGATTGACAGGGCAAACAACACTCACTACGGCCTGGCAGCGGCTGTGTTTACCCAAAACCTAGATCGAGCACTGAGTGTGTCCTCGGCACTGGAAGCTGGCACTGTGTG GGTGAACTGTTACAATGCCCTCCATGCTCAATCACCTTTTGGTGGCTACAAGATGTCAGGAAATGGGCGAGAGCT TGGTGAATATGCATTGGCGGAGTACACCGAGGTCAAAGCCGTCACCGTAAAGCTCAGTGAGCAGCTGAAGATTTGA